One Azoarcus sp. DN11 DNA segment encodes these proteins:
- the glp gene encoding gephyrin-like molybdotransferase Glp, producing MNPNMLSFDEALATLLAKARPLREIEMADTLVAHGRVMASDVRSPIAVPALDTSMMDGYAVRVGDVAESGTRLPVSQRIPAGSVGMALEPGTAARIFTGAPLPPGADAVVMQELCEHAGDEVAINHLPRAGEAVRLAGSEIAAGDVVLPAGARVRAQEIGLAASVGIAQVPVVRRMRVALFSTGDELVMPGEPLPPGGVYNSNRFQLRVLLEQLGCTVTDFGIVPDRLEATRSVLREAAEGHDLILTSGGVSVGEEDHVKPAVQAEGSLDLWKIAMKPGKPLAYGQVGAAAFIGLPGNPVSSFVTFLLMVRPFILATQGATAVTPKALMLQADFDWPRPDRRREFLRARVNDAGAVELYGNQGAAALSSIVWAEGLADVPAETPIHRGQTIRFLPYGQLLY from the coding sequence ATGAATCCAAACATGCTGTCGTTTGACGAAGCGCTCGCCACGCTGCTGGCGAAAGCCCGCCCGCTCCGCGAAATCGAGATGGCGGACACGCTCGTCGCGCACGGGCGCGTCATGGCCTCGGACGTGCGCTCGCCGATCGCCGTCCCCGCGCTGGACACCTCGATGATGGACGGCTACGCGGTACGCGTGGGCGATGTCGCGGAGAGTGGAACGCGCCTGCCGGTGTCGCAGCGTATTCCCGCCGGAAGCGTGGGAATGGCCCTTGAACCGGGAACGGCGGCGCGCATCTTTACCGGAGCGCCCCTGCCGCCCGGCGCCGACGCGGTCGTGATGCAGGAGCTGTGCGAGCATGCCGGCGACGAAGTGGCGATCAACCACCTTCCCCGTGCCGGCGAAGCGGTGCGGCTTGCCGGCAGCGAGATTGCGGCCGGCGATGTCGTCCTGCCTGCCGGCGCTCGCGTTCGGGCCCAGGAGATCGGCCTGGCGGCCTCGGTCGGCATCGCGCAGGTTCCCGTCGTGCGCAGGATGCGTGTCGCGCTGTTTTCCACCGGCGACGAACTCGTGATGCCCGGCGAGCCGCTCCCGCCAGGCGGCGTCTATAACTCGAACCGGTTTCAGTTGCGCGTGCTTCTCGAGCAGTTGGGTTGCACGGTGACCGACTTCGGTATCGTCCCCGACCGCCTGGAGGCTACGCGTTCGGTGTTGCGCGAAGCCGCGGAAGGGCATGACCTGATTCTGACCAGCGGCGGCGTGTCGGTGGGCGAAGAGGATCATGTCAAGCCGGCGGTTCAGGCCGAGGGTTCGCTTGATCTATGGAAGATCGCGATGAAGCCGGGCAAACCGCTTGCCTACGGGCAGGTCGGCGCCGCGGCGTTCATCGGCCTGCCCGGCAATCCGGTGTCGAGTTTCGTGACCTTCCTGCTCATGGTCCGGCCGTTCATCCTGGCGACACAGGGCGCCACCGCGGTGACGCCGAAGGCCTTGATGCTGCAGGCGGATTTCGACTGGCCCAGACCGGATCGCCGCCGCGAATTCCTGCGAGCCCGCGTCAACGATGCCGGCGCGGTCGAGCTATACGGCAATCAGGGCGCCGCCGCCTTGTCGTCCATCGTGTGGGCGGAGGGGCTGGCCGATGTGCCGGCCGAGACGCCCATCCATAGGGGGCAAACGATACGTTTCCTGCCCTATGGCCAACTCCTGTACTGA
- the mobB gene encoding molybdopterin-guanine dinucleotide biosynthesis protein B yields the protein MIVFGIAGWSGSGKTTLIEKLIPEFSARGLSVSVIKHAHHGFDLDKPGKDSYRHREAGASQVLMLSNDRWVLMHELRGSPEPTLDDQLRVLSPCDVVLIEGFKAAAVPKIEVHRPTHGKPPLWIENPHVVAVASDAQLECPVPRLSLNDASEIVRFILEYAARHESKHAVV from the coding sequence ATGATCGTATTCGGTATCGCCGGTTGGTCCGGCTCAGGCAAGACCACGCTGATCGAGAAACTGATCCCGGAATTTTCAGCCCGCGGGCTTTCGGTGTCCGTCATCAAGCACGCTCATCACGGGTTCGATCTCGACAAGCCCGGGAAGGACTCGTATCGCCATCGGGAAGCGGGGGCGAGCCAGGTGCTGATGCTCTCCAACGACCGCTGGGTGCTGATGCATGAGCTGAGAGGCTCGCCCGAACCGACGCTCGACGATCAGCTGCGGGTGCTGTCGCCGTGCGATGTCGTGCTGATCGAAGGTTTCAAGGCTGCCGCAGTCCCCAAGATCGAGGTCCATCGGCCGACGCATGGCAAGCCGCCGCTCTGGATTGAAAACCCCCACGTGGTGGCAGTCGCGTCGGACGCGCAACTGGAATGCCCCGTGCCCCGCCTGTCACTCAACGATGCATCCGAAATCGTCCGGTTCATTCTCGAATACGCTGCCCGCCATGAATCCAAACATGCTGTCGTTTGA
- a CDS encoding ATP-dependent DNA helicase, whose product MTDLETVFSPDGPLAAAVPSFRPRPQQFEMARHIADALRDNRVLVAEAGTGTGKTFAYLVPALLSGGKIILSTGTKTLQDQLFNRDLPTIRATLKVPVTIALLKGRANYVCPYHLERNARDGRFATAQDAADLRSIVRFAQITQSGDKAECSEVREDSPAWIAATSTRDNCLGQECPNVKECFVLAARRAAMDAEVVVVNHHLFFADVMLRDEGMGELLPSCNAVIFDEAHQLPETASLFFGESVSTAQVLELARDTRSETLAGARDCRALIDATRALEKAARDLRLAFGADPARLSAAQVAALPEFDKSLDALCKELDAFSAVLETQAERSEGLANCLRRAAEVGERLVRWRSPEVGEFIRWVEVFSQSAALNATPLHVSGVFRRQLESHPRAWIFTSATLAVGQSFSHYCNEMGLSWIDPPPVTAVWGSPFDYERQALLYAPAGMPDPNHPEYAEAVSRIALPLIRAARGRTFVLCTSLRAMKRIHGLIADGLERAGEKLPLLLQGEGSRTELLDRFRRLGNAVLVASQSFWEGVDVPGDALSVVVIDKLPFAPPDDPVLAARVEHLQKSGHNPFMHYQLPRAVINMKQGAGRLIRSERDRGVLCICDPRMIEKQYGKVVWRSLPPMRRTRAEADAVAFLEQLPPPAGA is encoded by the coding sequence ATGACCGATCTGGAAACCGTCTTCTCGCCGGACGGGCCGCTTGCTGCGGCAGTGCCTTCGTTTCGTCCGCGTCCGCAGCAGTTCGAGATGGCACGTCATATCGCCGATGCCCTCAGGGATAATCGTGTACTGGTTGCCGAAGCCGGAACGGGCACCGGAAAGACGTTCGCCTATCTCGTTCCGGCGTTGTTGTCGGGCGGAAAGATCATCCTGTCCACTGGCACGAAGACGCTCCAGGATCAGCTTTTCAATCGCGACCTTCCGACCATTCGCGCGACGCTCAAGGTGCCGGTCACGATCGCCCTCCTGAAGGGGCGCGCGAATTATGTGTGTCCGTACCATCTCGAGCGGAACGCGCGCGACGGGCGCTTCGCCACCGCCCAGGACGCGGCAGACTTGCGCTCGATCGTGCGGTTCGCCCAGATCACGCAAAGCGGGGACAAGGCCGAGTGTTCCGAAGTGCGCGAAGATTCACCCGCCTGGATTGCCGCCACTTCGACGCGGGACAACTGCCTGGGGCAGGAGTGTCCGAACGTCAAGGAATGTTTCGTGCTGGCAGCGCGGCGCGCGGCGATGGACGCGGAGGTCGTCGTCGTCAATCATCACCTCTTCTTCGCCGACGTGATGCTGCGCGACGAAGGAATGGGTGAGCTGCTGCCGTCGTGCAACGCGGTCATTTTCGACGAGGCTCATCAGCTTCCGGAAACCGCGAGCCTGTTCTTCGGTGAGAGCGTGTCGACGGCTCAGGTCCTGGAGCTCGCACGCGACACGCGCTCCGAGACCCTGGCCGGTGCGCGTGACTGTCGCGCGCTCATCGATGCGACGCGCGCGCTTGAGAAGGCTGCGCGTGATCTTCGGCTCGCATTCGGTGCGGATCCGGCCCGCCTTTCCGCGGCGCAGGTCGCGGCCTTGCCGGAGTTCGACAAAAGCCTCGATGCCCTTTGCAAGGAACTCGACGCCTTTTCGGCCGTGCTGGAAACGCAGGCCGAGCGTAGCGAAGGACTCGCGAACTGCCTGCGTCGCGCGGCCGAAGTGGGGGAACGGCTGGTCCGATGGCGTTCGCCGGAGGTGGGCGAGTTCATCCGCTGGGTCGAGGTGTTCAGCCAGTCTGCCGCGCTCAATGCCACGCCGCTTCACGTGTCCGGAGTCTTTCGCCGCCAGCTGGAGAGCCACCCGCGGGCGTGGATCTTCACCTCCGCGACGCTGGCTGTAGGACAGAGCTTCAGCCATTACTGCAACGAGATGGGTTTGAGCTGGATCGACCCCCCACCCGTGACTGCCGTATGGGGAAGCCCGTTCGACTACGAACGGCAGGCCTTGCTGTATGCGCCGGCGGGGATGCCCGACCCGAACCACCCCGAATACGCGGAGGCCGTTTCCCGGATCGCCTTGCCGCTGATCCGCGCGGCGCGCGGGCGCACCTTCGTCCTCTGTACCTCCCTGCGTGCGATGAAGCGTATTCACGGCCTGATCGCCGATGGGCTCGAACGCGCCGGCGAAAAGCTGCCCCTGCTGCTGCAGGGCGAAGGTTCGCGGACCGAACTGCTCGATCGCTTTCGACGCCTCGGCAATGCGGTGCTTGTCGCGAGCCAGAGTTTCTGGGAAGGGGTGGACGTGCCCGGAGATGCCTTGTCGGTCGTCGTGATCGACAAGCTGCCGTTTGCCCCGCCCGACGATCCGGTCCTCGCCGCTCGCGTCGAACACCTGCAGAAGAGCGGCCACAACCCCTTCATGCATTATCAACTGCCTCGTGCGGTCATCAACATGAAGCAGGGGGCCGGGCGACTGATTCGCAGCGAGCGTGATCGCGGCGTGCTGTGCATCTGCGATCCCCGCATGATCGAGAAGCAATACGGGAAGGTCGTGTGGCGCAGCCTGCCACCGATGCGACGCACGCGTGCCGAAGCGGACGCCGTCGCATTCCTTGAACAACTCCCGCCGCCTGCCGGTGCTTGA
- the lpdA gene encoding dihydrolipoyl dehydrogenase encodes MADKQFDVLVIGGGPGGYVAAIRAAQLGFKTACAESNPYADPKGEPRLGGTCLNVGCIPSKALLHTSHLFEEAEHSFEGQGIKLGGKASIDVPTMIARKDKVVDQLTTGIKGLFKKNKVTFLAGHGSFESAGAGGYVVKVGNETIEAKHVIIATGSKPRHLSGIPVDNKIVCDNVGALDFDSVPKKLGVIGAGVIGLEMGSVWRRLGAEVTVLEALPDFMSFADVDVAKEALKVFKKQGLAIETGVTIGETKVTKKGVSLAYTDKDGKEAKLECDRLIVSVGRVPNTEGLNAAAIGLNVNERGQIAVDGHCKTNLPNVFAVGDVVRGPMLAHKAMEEGVMVAEIIAGQAGHCNMDTVPGVIYTSPEIAWVGKTEQQLKAEGVAYRAGKIPFMANGRALGSGDPTGFVKMLADASTDRILGVHIIGANASELISEAVVAMEFGGASEDLARICHAHPTLSEVVHEAALAVDKRPLHF; translated from the coding sequence ATGGCTGACAAGCAATTCGACGTACTCGTCATTGGCGGTGGCCCGGGCGGATACGTGGCGGCAATCCGTGCTGCTCAACTCGGTTTCAAGACGGCATGCGCCGAATCCAACCCGTATGCCGATCCGAAGGGCGAGCCCCGGCTCGGCGGAACCTGCCTCAACGTGGGCTGCATTCCGTCCAAGGCGCTGCTTCACACCTCGCATCTGTTCGAGGAGGCGGAGCATTCCTTCGAAGGGCAGGGCATCAAGCTCGGTGGCAAGGCGAGCATCGACGTGCCGACGATGATCGCCCGCAAGGACAAGGTGGTCGACCAGCTCACCACGGGGATCAAGGGCCTGTTCAAGAAGAACAAGGTGACCTTCCTCGCCGGGCACGGCAGCTTCGAGAGCGCGGGTGCGGGGGGTTATGTCGTCAAGGTCGGCAACGAGACGATCGAGGCGAAGCACGTCATCATCGCGACCGGCTCGAAGCCGCGTCACCTGTCCGGCATCCCGGTCGATAACAAGATCGTTTGCGACAACGTCGGTGCGCTGGATTTCGACTCGGTGCCGAAGAAGCTGGGCGTGATTGGCGCCGGCGTGATCGGTCTGGAGATGGGTTCGGTGTGGCGCCGCCTGGGCGCGGAAGTGACCGTGCTCGAAGCGCTGCCGGACTTCATGTCCTTCGCAGATGTCGATGTCGCCAAGGAGGCGCTGAAGGTCTTCAAGAAGCAGGGGCTCGCGATCGAGACCGGCGTGACCATCGGCGAGACGAAGGTGACGAAGAAGGGCGTGTCGCTCGCCTATACGGACAAGGACGGCAAGGAAGCAAAGCTCGAATGCGATCGGCTGATCGTGTCGGTCGGCCGCGTGCCGAATACCGAGGGCCTGAATGCCGCGGCGATCGGCCTCAACGTCAATGAGCGTGGCCAGATCGCGGTCGATGGACACTGCAAGACCAACCTGCCGAACGTGTTCGCGGTCGGCGACGTCGTGCGTGGCCCGATGCTCGCGCACAAGGCGATGGAAGAGGGCGTGATGGTCGCCGAGATCATCGCGGGACAGGCCGGCCACTGCAACATGGACACCGTCCCGGGCGTCATCTACACCTCGCCCGAGATCGCGTGGGTCGGCAAGACCGAGCAGCAGCTCAAGGCCGAGGGGGTGGCTTATCGGGCGGGCAAGATCCCGTTCATGGCGAACGGCCGCGCGCTCGGTTCCGGCGATCCGACCGGCTTCGTCAAGATGCTGGCCGACGCCAGCACCGACCGCATCCTCGGCGTGCATATCATCGGTGCCAATGCTTCCGAGCTGATTTCCGAGGCGGTGGTGGCGATGGAATTCGGTGGCGCTTCCGAGGATCTGGCGCGGATCTGCCACGCCCACCCGACGCTGTCGGAGGTGGTGCATGAGGCGGCTCTCGCGGTGGACAAGCGCCCGCTGCACTTCTGA
- the odhB gene encoding 2-oxoglutarate dehydrogenase complex dihydrolipoyllysine-residue succinyltransferase translates to MLIEVKVPQLSESVSEATLVSWHKKEGDAVARDENLIDIETDKVVLEIPAPADGVLVKIIKANGDNVNSGELIAQIDTEAKAAAGAAAAPAPAAAPAAAAPAAAAGTASPAARKILEEKGIIAGDVAGTGRGGRVTKEDAVAAQVRPAAVAAAPAPLALTGERPEERVPMTRLRARIAERLIQSKNENAILTTFNEVNMAPVMALRKQYGDKFEKAHGVRLGFMGFFVKAAVAALKKFPILNASVDGSDIVYHGYVDIGIAVGSPRGLVVPILRDADQMSIADIEKKIAEYGQKAKDGKLTLEELSGGTFSISNGGVFGSMLSTPIINPPQSAILGIHATKDRPVVENGQIVIRPINYLAMSYDHRIIDGREAVLGLVTMKEALEDPARLILDV, encoded by the coding sequence ATGCTGATCGAAGTAAAAGTGCCGCAACTGTCGGAATCCGTCTCCGAAGCCACGCTGGTGTCGTGGCACAAGAAGGAAGGGGACGCCGTCGCGCGCGACGAGAACCTGATCGACATCGAAACCGACAAGGTCGTGCTCGAGATCCCGGCCCCCGCCGACGGCGTCCTCGTGAAGATCATCAAGGCAAACGGCGACAACGTGAACTCGGGCGAGCTGATCGCTCAGATCGACACCGAAGCGAAGGCTGCGGCAGGTGCTGCAGCGGCGCCCGCTCCGGCAGCGGCACCCGCCGCTGCAGCGCCCGCGGCGGCAGCCGGTACGGCCAGCCCCGCAGCGCGCAAGATCCTCGAAGAGAAGGGCATTATTGCTGGGGATGTGGCGGGCACCGGCCGTGGTGGCCGCGTGACCAAGGAAGACGCGGTTGCTGCCCAGGTGCGCCCGGCGGCAGTCGCTGCTGCGCCCGCGCCGCTTGCCTTGACGGGCGAGCGTCCGGAAGAGCGCGTCCCGATGACCCGTCTGCGCGCCCGCATCGCCGAGCGCCTGATCCAGTCGAAGAACGAGAACGCCATCCTGACCACGTTCAACGAAGTGAACATGGCGCCGGTGATGGCCCTGCGCAAGCAGTACGGCGACAAGTTCGAGAAGGCACATGGCGTGCGCCTGGGCTTCATGGGCTTTTTCGTCAAGGCTGCCGTTGCCGCGCTGAAGAAGTTCCCGATCCTGAACGCGTCGGTCGATGGCAGCGACATCGTCTACCACGGCTACGTGGATATCGGTATCGCCGTCGGTTCGCCGCGCGGCCTGGTCGTGCCGATCCTGCGCGACGCGGATCAGATGTCGATCGCCGACATCGAGAAGAAGATCGCCGAGTACGGTCAGAAGGCCAAGGACGGCAAACTGACGCTGGAGGAGCTTTCGGGTGGCACCTTCTCGATCTCCAACGGTGGCGTGTTCGGTTCCATGCTGTCGACGCCGATCATCAACCCGCCGCAGTCCGCCATCCTTGGCATCCACGCGACGAAGGACCGTCCGGTGGTCGAGAACGGGCAGATCGTGATCCGTCCGATCAACTACCTGGCCATGTCGTACGACCATCGCATCATCGACGGCCGCGAAGCCGTGCTCGGCCTCGTGACGATGAAGGAAGCGCTGGAAGATCCGGCCCGCCTGATCCTCGACGTGTAA
- a CDS encoding 2-oxoglutarate dehydrogenase E1 component produces MTTQKKATSHLFGSNAPFIEELYENYLSDPASVSESWREYFDNLQAQSGAALRDVAHGPVIAAFAEMAKRGPVRSVKPEGDDRRQVSTLQLINAYRFLGNRWANLDPLRRTERPHIAELEPSYYGFTEADLSRSFNTGSFHGFSTDHATLREILEAVRQTYCGAVGSEYMYISEIAQKRWIQARLESVRATPRYDVAKKKRILERVTAAETLERYLHTKYVGQKRFSLEGGESAIVAMDELINVAGGLGAQEVVIGMAHRGRLNVLVNTLGKSPSMLFSEFEGKAAADLTAGDVKYHMGFSSDVMTQGGPMHLALAFNPSHLEIINPVVEGSVYARQVRRSDESKSQVIPVLIHGDAAVAGQGVNQEMLNFSQTRGYGTGGTIHIVINNQIGFTTSDPRDYRSSLYCTDLFKMVEAPIFHVNGDDPEAVAFVTKLAVEFRQEFKKDVVIDIICFRKLGHNEQDEPMVTQPLMYRTIHKHPGTRKLYADRLVTEGTCKTDEPDRIIAEYREHLDRGELLSNPVLPGHNRQFSVDWTPFLKKPYTDAAVTAIPVPEVKRLGERLSTIPSTFALHSRVKKIIDDRAAMARGELPLDWGMGENLAYASLLAQGYRVRLSGEDVGRGTFFHRHAVLHDQKRERWDEGIYKPLDHIQEGQAGFQSFDSVLSEEAVLAFEYGYSTTEPNELVVWEAQFGDFVNGAQVVIDQFISSGEAKWGRLSGLVMMLPHGYEGQGPEHSSCRPERFMSLAAENNWQMCVPTTPAQIFHLLRRQMVRKLRKPLIIVTPKSLLRHKEAVSTIDELANGSFQTVIPEVEKLDPKKVKRVVLCQGKIYYELLAHRRENKITDTALVRIEQIYPFPTEAFAAAINQFPNAKEVVWCQEEPRNQGAWYWLASRQHLVNVLGKRRLLLVSRPASASPAVGYYAKHNAQQKAVIENAFGPIQDTTQQSPN; encoded by the coding sequence ATGACGACTCAGAAAAAGGCGACTTCTCATTTGTTCGGCAGCAATGCGCCGTTCATCGAGGAGCTCTATGAGAATTACCTTTCGGATCCCGCGTCGGTGTCCGAATCGTGGCGTGAATACTTTGACAATCTGCAGGCGCAGAGCGGTGCCGCACTGCGCGACGTGGCGCATGGCCCGGTGATCGCGGCCTTCGCGGAAATGGCCAAACGCGGCCCGGTGCGCTCCGTGAAGCCGGAAGGCGACGACCGGCGCCAGGTCAGCACGCTGCAACTGATCAACGCTTACCGCTTCCTTGGCAACCGCTGGGCGAACCTCGATCCGCTGCGCCGGACCGAGCGCCCGCATATCGCCGAGCTTGAACCGTCCTATTACGGATTTACCGAAGCTGACCTCTCGCGCAGCTTCAACACCGGCTCCTTCCACGGTTTCTCGACCGATCACGCGACCCTGCGCGAGATCCTCGAGGCCGTGCGCCAGACCTATTGCGGCGCGGTCGGCTCGGAGTACATGTACATCTCCGAGATCGCGCAGAAGCGCTGGATCCAGGCCCGTCTCGAAAGCGTGCGTGCGACGCCGCGTTACGACGTGGCGAAGAAGAAGCGCATTCTTGAGCGCGTCACCGCCGCTGAAACGCTCGAGCGCTACCTGCACACGAAGTATGTCGGCCAGAAGCGCTTCTCGCTCGAGGGGGGCGAATCGGCGATCGTCGCGATGGACGAGCTGATCAACGTCGCCGGCGGGCTCGGTGCGCAGGAAGTCGTCATCGGCATGGCGCACCGCGGCCGTCTCAACGTGCTCGTGAATACGCTGGGCAAGTCGCCGTCGATGCTGTTCTCGGAGTTCGAAGGCAAGGCTGCTGCCGATCTGACCGCCGGCGACGTCAAGTATCACATGGGTTTCTCCAGCGACGTCATGACCCAGGGCGGGCCGATGCACCTGGCGCTGGCGTTCAATCCGTCCCACCTCGAGATCATCAACCCGGTGGTCGAAGGTTCGGTGTATGCCCGCCAGGTCCGGCGCAGCGACGAAAGCAAGAGCCAGGTCATCCCCGTGCTCATCCACGGTGACGCGGCGGTCGCCGGCCAGGGCGTGAACCAGGAGATGCTGAACTTCTCCCAGACGCGCGGCTACGGAACGGGCGGCACGATCCACATCGTCATCAACAACCAGATCGGCTTCACGACCTCCGATCCGCGTGACTACCGCAGCTCGCTGTATTGCACCGACCTCTTCAAGATGGTCGAAGCGCCGATTTTCCATGTGAACGGCGATGATCCCGAAGCTGTCGCGTTCGTGACGAAACTCGCGGTCGAATTCCGCCAGGAATTCAAGAAGGATGTCGTCATCGACATCATCTGCTTCCGCAAGCTCGGCCACAACGAGCAGGACGAGCCGATGGTGACGCAGCCGCTGATGTATCGGACCATCCACAAGCACCCGGGCACGCGCAAGCTTTACGCGGATCGCCTGGTCACCGAAGGCACCTGCAAGACCGACGAACCCGATCGCATCATCGCCGAGTACCGCGAGCACCTGGATCGCGGCGAGCTGCTGTCGAACCCGGTATTGCCGGGACATAACCGCCAGTTCTCGGTGGACTGGACGCCGTTCCTGAAGAAGCCGTATACCGACGCAGCCGTCACGGCCATCCCGGTGCCTGAAGTCAAGCGCCTGGGTGAGCGCCTGTCGACGATTCCGTCGACCTTTGCGCTGCATTCGCGGGTCAAGAAGATCATCGACGACCGCGCCGCGATGGCGCGCGGCGAACTGCCGCTCGACTGGGGCATGGGCGAGAACCTCGCCTACGCCAGCCTGCTTGCGCAGGGCTATCGCGTTCGGCTCTCCGGCGAGGACGTGGGGCGCGGCACCTTCTTCCATCGCCATGCCGTTCTGCATGATCAGAAGCGCGAGCGTTGGGACGAGGGCATCTACAAGCCGCTCGACCATATCCAGGAAGGCCAGGCTGGCTTCCAGAGCTTCGATTCCGTGTTGTCGGAAGAGGCGGTGCTGGCGTTCGAGTACGGATATTCGACCACCGAACCGAACGAGCTCGTCGTATGGGAAGCTCAATTCGGCGATTTCGTGAACGGCGCTCAGGTCGTCATCGACCAGTTCATCAGCTCCGGCGAGGCGAAGTGGGGCCGTCTGAGCGGACTCGTGATGATGCTGCCGCACGGCTACGAGGGCCAGGGACCGGAGCACTCGTCGTGCCGTCCGGAGCGTTTCATGAGCCTCGCAGCGGAAAACAACTGGCAGATGTGCGTGCCGACCACGCCGGCGCAGATCTTCCACCTGTTGCGTCGCCAGATGGTGCGCAAGTTGCGCAAGCCGCTGATCATCGTCACGCCGAAGTCGCTGCTGCGTCACAAGGAAGCGGTCTCGACGATCGACGAACTGGCGAACGGCAGCTTCCAGACCGTGATCCCGGAGGTCGAGAAACTCGATCCGAAGAAGGTCAAGCGCGTCGTGCTGTGCCAGGGCAAGATCTATTACGAACTGCTCGCGCATCGTCGCGAGAACAAGATCACCGATACGGCGCTCGTCCGCATCGAACAGATCTACCCGTTCCCGACGGAAGCCTTCGCCGCGGCGATCAACCAGTTCCCGAACGCCAAGGAAGTAGTGTGGTGCCAGGAAGAGCCGCGCAACCAGGGTGCATGGTACTGGCTCGCCTCGCGCCAGCACCTCGTGAACGTGCTCGGCAAGCGCCGCCTGCTGCTTGTCAGCCGTCCTGCCTCGGCATCGCCCGCGGTCGGCTACTACGCGAAGCACAACGCGCAGCAGAAGGCCGTCATCGAGAATGCCTTCGGTCCGATTCAGGACACGACGCAGCAATCGCCTAACTAA
- the gltA gene encoding citrate synthase, protein MSTERTASLTVDGKTVEFPVMTGTHGNDVIDIRTLGAKTGLFTYDSGFLSTASCKSTITFIDGDKGELLYRGYPIEQLAEKCNFLEVAYLLKNGDLPNATQKTEFETTIKNHTMLHDQMTKFYTGFRRDAHPMAVMVGVVGALSAFYHDALDFSDAAHRNISINRLIAKLPTIVAMAYKYNMGQPFMYPRNDLDYTANFMHMMFGTPCEKYEPNPVLVRALDVIFTLHADHEQNASTSTVRLAGSSGANPFACISAGIACLWGPAHGGANEACLNMLEEIGDVSRVGEYIKRAKDKNDSFKLMGFGHRVYKNFDPRAKLMGKVCADVLGELGLENDRLFKLAKELEKIALEDEYFVEKKLYPNVDFYSGIVQKALGIPTSMFTCIFALARTVGWITQWEEMITDPEYKIGRPRQLYIGAARRNVPELAQRP, encoded by the coding sequence ATGAGCACTGAACGCACCGCATCGCTTACCGTCGATGGCAAGACCGTCGAATTCCCGGTGATGACCGGCACCCATGGCAATGATGTCATCGACATCCGCACGCTGGGCGCCAAAACCGGTCTCTTCACCTATGACTCCGGGTTTCTTTCGACCGCGAGCTGCAAGTCTACGATTACCTTCATCGACGGTGACAAGGGCGAGCTGCTGTATCGCGGTTATCCCATCGAGCAACTGGCCGAGAAGTGCAACTTCCTGGAAGTCGCCTATCTCCTGAAGAATGGCGACCTGCCGAACGCCACGCAGAAGACCGAGTTCGAGACGACGATCAAGAACCACACGATGCTGCACGACCAGATGACGAAGTTCTACACGGGCTTCCGTCGCGATGCGCATCCGATGGCGGTCATGGTCGGCGTCGTGGGCGCGCTGTCGGCGTTCTACCACGACGCGCTGGATTTCTCGGATGCAGCGCACCGCAACATCTCGATCAACCGGCTGATCGCGAAGCTGCCGACGATCGTGGCGATGGCCTACAAGTACAACATGGGCCAGCCGTTCATGTATCCGCGCAACGATCTCGACTACACGGCGAACTTCATGCACATGATGTTCGGCACGCCGTGCGAGAAGTACGAGCCGAACCCGGTCCTGGTGCGTGCGCTCGACGTCATCTTCACGCTCCACGCCGATCACGAGCAGAACGCCTCGACCTCGACGGTCCGCCTCGCGGGTTCCTCGGGCGCCAACCCGTTCGCGTGCATCTCGGCGGGCATCGCCTGCCTGTGGGGCCCGGCGCACGGTGGTGCGAACGAAGCCTGCCTGAACATGCTGGAGGAAATCGGCGACGTGTCGCGCGTCGGCGAGTACATCAAGCGTGCCAAGGACAAGAATGACAGCTTCAAGCTGATGGGCTTCGGCCACCGCGTGTACAAGAACTTCGACCCGCGTGCGAAGCTCATGGGCAAGGTCTGCGCCGATGTGCTCGGGGAACTGGGCCTCGAGAACGACCGCCTGTTCAAGCTGGCGAAGGAACTCGAGAAGATCGCGCTCGAAGACGAGTATTTCGTCGAGAAGAAGCTGTATCCGAACGTCGACTTCTACTCGGGTATCGTGCAGAAGGCCCTCGGCATCCCGACGTCGATGTTCACCTGCATTTTCGCGCTTGCCCGCACGGTCGGCTGGATCACCCAGTGGGAAGAAATGATCACCGATCCGGAATACAAGATCGGGCGTCCGCGCCAGCTGTATATCGGCGCGGCGCGCCGTAATGTGCCGGAACTGGCTCAGCGTCCGTAA